The sequence AtagtatttaaaattttagtaatAAATGTTGACTGTATAATTTACTTATTATTTTGTCGTGAATATTATTCCCTCCATTTATGACGAGTGtgatatttttatcattttcatgGTCCATAATaagtattttcattttaagatgCACACTTATATTTTTACCTTATTAATTTGGATTACATTTATCTTGGAGGAAGGGAATAATGATGGACGAAGAGAgtgttaaaatatattatttatctatttatttttaaatttttttatgaagTCAACCTATTTTCACGATATCATAATATCGTTCTTTCAGAgtaaaatttgtaatttttggatttaatttaagagtggatttttaaaatggccactttcatattgtaaagataaaaaatgtccactaaaataaaaaacttaaaaaatgtccactgttaccaaaatacccttcacattaaaaattaaaaaaatgtccactttacatcacccctttaaaaaatcccgcaattcacaaccagtgtgaattcacaaccaaaattttttggttgtgaattcacactggttgtgaattgagaattcacaaccagtcgaattcacaaccagaattttttgtttgtgaattcacaactaggcgaattcacagccaaaatttaattcacaaccagtcgaattcacaaccaaaatttaattcacaactagaattttttggttgtgaattcacaacaaatgaattcacaaccaaaatttaattcacaaccagatttatgttggttgtgaattcaattcacaaccaaatttaattcacaactagaatttattttggttgtgaattcaaatagttgtgaatttgagtttttaaagtttggattcacaactaaaactagaatttattttggttgtgaattcatagatctcgttgtgaattcaagaatattaaattgtgaattcatcgagttggttgtgaattcaataatattaagttgtgaattcatagatctgagcgtgaattcaagaatattatgttgtgaattcaagaacaataagttatgaattcatcgaactgattgtgaattcatagatctaattgtgaatttataacattaagttgtgaattcataaatatagctgtgaattcaagaaacggcattaaaaacattaaaaaaaaaaaactgaaaccaTACACAATTTGCAAAAGAGActcaacatatacatatacacatGTCGGGAAGTAGAGGTTGGTGGGGCACTGCAGTTCAAAAGAGACTCAATCTCAAgcaatgatgaaaaattgataCACTAGTGATTGCAAAAGAGTCATACGTTTAATTAGCAGAGCAAGCTTCTATTGATTGGAAAGCTGCATCTTCATGAACTGCACATCCATCTCCAAATCAAACCTCTTCTTCTTCTGATTCTCCAACTCCATCCTCAGATTCACAATCTCCTGCATCAGCTGTTCCTCCCTCGTCGCCTCCACCACTTCCCCACCTCCAAGGAATGCAATAATCTGCCCCACCCTCTGTCTTTGATCATCCACACTATCCTTCAAAACCAGCATTCTCCGCAAGACTGCCGttgcaccaccgccgccgccgccacctcatCCGCCTCCTGCATCATCATAGCTCTCATCCTCCTCTTGAATTACAACTTGTTTGGCAGCCGCATCATCAGCTGGGAAAACAGGTTCCAAGCCTTCCTCGTTAAAATTCCACCCACTAATCCTCTTGTGCTTCCAGAGTTGGCCAAAGGCAGAGTTAGCCTCATCATCGTCCTCATCTTCACTGCTTCTGCTAATGGATCGGTGAAAGAGTAACACACAagcttttcttctttttcaaagtaaaaataaaaattgaatgcAAGCAACTATGACTTGGGAGAGGAGAATAAATCATCAAGACAATGCTAACTCTCAACTCTTAAGTCACAAGCCAAATCAATTTTGGATCTTCCATGTTTCTAGTATCAGAAAAGTAAGCTCCTAGCCACTCAACAAGCCACAaatttgtttatgtaatgaTGTTCCTCCTCTTTCACTATAAACTCGAACCGAACCCAAGTTCCATCTAAGAGTATCACAGTTATTACCTTTCCCTACGGGAACCTATTCCAGATGCTCATAAAATCAGAATTCAGAGCCCAAACTGAACAAACTGAAAGACAAGAAACAACAGCAAAACATAATCAATCAGAATTCAGAGCCCATGTGACAACAAGCCATTTTTCAACACAATCCAAGAAATTTGCAGTTTCTAACACATCTAATCCAAAACAAAAGAGGTGAAATTTTCTTACCATGAAGCAGCCAAAACAAGTTTCCATTAGGCATGAATTCATGAACCAACAATTTCTCATCCCTAGCGAAATAGTAAGCCTTCAATCCGATCAAATTAGGGTGGCGTAGGCGGCCCAACACCTCCATTTGCTGCTCAAACTCCTTCTTCCCGTTCACATTCAAATCATGTGGCCCCACCCACAAGCAATCCGCCTCTCCCCCAAATTCACCATCTCCAGCCCCCGCCACCGTTACCTCATCCGCGCCGTCCGTCGCTACCGCCGCCTCGTCCTCTCCGAGCACCACCTCCCCCTCGTCCCGCCACTCCTCAACCTCACGTCTTCTCCGCCGCTTCAAACCCTCGCAATCACCGTCTCCGACGCCGCCGCCCCTCTCTCCCACGGCGTCGACGTCTGAATTGTCTTTCATGCTCAACCTCTGAATTGTGCAATTCCCCCCATTCGAATTTGATTTCAGAGAGAGAAAGGCTTCGCCAGCAATTCCTCACCTCTGAATTGTGCCACCGCCGTGCCTCCACTTCAAGCTCAACCCTAGATCTGCGTAGAAGATGACCGGAAAATTGAAAATCGGCAACAAGGACGCCGAATCGCTGGCGGCGAAGGGGGAAAACCCCGCGGAACTCGAAGCACCACCGCACTCATCCTCCTCTGCTTCGAAGGAATTGGTGGCGGACGGAGGCTAAAGTCGCGGCGGGGGGTGAAgcaggagatggcggaggcgacgaggccgggGCAGCGGCGCTTCGCCGGCGATCTGAGCtcgaagaaagagagagagagagagagagaggagggtgAGTGAAACCGTGAAAGAGGGAGATGAGATGAAATGGCCTATTTTAGGCTGAGGGGCATTTTCGTCATTTCAACCATAAAGTGggcaaaatttattatttttatcttagtggacattttttatctttacaatatgaaagtggatagttttatatatttactcttAATTTAACTTGTCAATTTATATGATTGAAAGTATAGGGTAATTTTACATTGAGAATTTATGAGGCCAATTGAAGGAGTTGATTTGAAAATGAACGGTGAAATAAAAGtaatctcaatatttttttctttaaagatAGCAACTGCATTTTCTAGAAAAACTAGTACGCCCGCTCGTACGATGCACGACTAATATTAAAAGTgagtgatattttaaataaataaatatacatattaaatgtaagtaaatataattgatattgtgtataaatataaaaatcatcaaatatcaaaagcaagtaaatgataatgagtatcattatgtatcatataatattctaagatttACTCCTATAAATTTATACAAATCTAAATATCACCTTTAAAAATTTacttttaagctaaagagttctaaaatgaacaaattataagtttaatctttttagtcgcataaatattaaaaatgatgtctaataaaaatactataaaaataaaattaaattaataaagaaaaggGAATGAAATAGGGAAAAGATATAACCGTGAAATTCAAAAGAATGGATttaggagagagaagatgatagatgagagaggagagagaaaaagaaataaatttatgactttaaatgataataacttatttattttaaatttattttttgtaatttttacatcaaattaaagatcttttcattATCTTTAGTTTAACATctatattgaatatatttttatgaattaaaattgatgatttttaaaaaagaagcaaaattgaaaaagaaagatgaagaaagagaaaatttggtgggaaaaagtttacgttaaactggtgttttataaattatatagataaTAGCTCATTCGTACTAATTCAACAAATTTCTTATTTCAACGTGTCactttctaaaatgaaaaattaatattcTCTCGGTCTCAATATTATTAGctcgtattccttttcgggTTGTCCTATGTAACATggctcattttctttttggcTATAATTAGAAGTAgattaattaatagtataaaaGTCATGGTGGCGCGGCGAAAGCAAAGGCACAACGGTGCGGCGGAACGAAGGCGAAACCCTCTCTCTCTACTTTGCCCTCCTCCGCCTCCCATCCCTCCACCGCTTTTACCCTCATCCCTCTACCGCCTCCATCACTTCCCCCCAgatagattttttatttttgcagttttgattttgaaattttgatttttgatttttgagaTCTTACTGAGCATTAACGAGCCATAAAACGCCATTTTTTTGCGCCTCTTTAAATCTCCATTGAGCATCAACGAAACAGAGCAAACGAAACAAATCTTATTGAGCATCCACGaaatagatcaatggcttaaaGTTTGAGATCTCACTGAGCATCAACGTAACATATCTCCATTGTTTCCCCATCATTTTTCACCTCTTTAAATCTTAAATTCAAAAGGTTTAGAGTTTGGAAAAGTGGTGATAGATCTAAGTTTTTTTGGAGGGAAGGTGAAACTCGCTCAAGGACCTCATTCTCTGGCGATGGCACGACGGGGGAGGCGAAGGTTTTCCATAGCGTATCTCTTGATCAACAATGAGTTAATATCAATTAAAAATCACACTAAACATGCGGGTCACACATTTTTTCCCTAATTTGATCTTCTAAATATTCGTGCTCAAAAGAAACGAATCATGAATATTGTAACAGATGGAGTATATAACAAACATTTCTCACaaaattcattatttacactaaaTGCATTGTGACTCACACATACTTATCTCtcatttcatttaaaaaattaatatctcattttttttctctcttactttttaaacaaatatatcttcaaaaacgttattttttctctcttattttattataaattatttatttattaacatCCGTGTCCAAGTCCTATGACCTATTGAACTGACATGGAGGGAGTGCAAATTCATGAGATTCTTTAGCCTGGCAAACCACAACCAATCGTTTTATAAGTCCACATTTTGTGGATACGGACCCTTTTAAGGAGTTTACTTatacatgattgataaaatatatgattAAGTAATTTTATCCTTATTAGTATAATTTTTCTAATCTCATTCTTTCAATGAGATAGGAATCAAGCCAAACTAGCttgatataaataatcaagggtCATGAGattctcaaaatttcaatctaTCAAAACAAACAAGAGATTAACTTCACTATTGATGAAACAAGCATCAACACCTTTAATTAAAAACGATAAATAACGCTAAGATTTTTACATGGTTGGATCGTAATGATCTATGTCCCCGGAAACTCGCCGGAGAAATTTTCACTATTGTAGAGAGATTACACTTTACAAGTTTTCTGCTAATGAAGAGAGAATGACTGAATCGAGAGTCCCCTAGGTAGGGATGACAATTTACCCACAGGTAATGGATATCAGCGAAAATCCGACCCTAATAGATGCGGGTTTGAGGGGCATTTGATATTCACGGATAGTTTCATGgttacaattcactatccatttagttcgtgggtatgagtttggatacttactattcatacccgcgaaacccgtttacccgtgAAAATACCCGTAAAACACCCACAAAAATACCTTTCAAATAGAAGTTTTTGGATGGACTTCTCTTGAAGACGAAAAAGAAGAGTTCAATGAAAGGGCTCTATTTCAACTACTAAGGACCAATATAACTTTGTtggattttaaattttagttgataaatttggatttttaaacTGTCATTTGTGGATTTGAATATGGATGAAagatgtggatttgaactatgtgatttgtggtgatttttttatatgaaatttgttataaatttatatttaaattctgtttCGCGGGTATCTGATGGATAGCGGGTGGCGGGTGGCTGGTATCCGACGAGTAGCAGGTTGACGGATACCCGACGTGTTacgggtatccgcgggtggcGGGTTTAGGTAGCATATGATATCCaaggatagtttcgtggttaaaatccactatccatttagttcgcggGTATGTGTAAGGATAGTCATTATCCGTGCCCGTCGtgcccgattgccatccctaccccTAGGTTTACAAGTGAAAGTCCTATTTATAGTTTACAAAGAAACCTTAGCTTTAAAAGCCTATTTATTAAGGCAATCGGGCCCAAGCCTCATTATAATAATCCTAGTTTCGGAACTAAACTGGCATATGTAGGCAACGTTGAGCTGTCAGGATTGAATCGTCAGCGGTTGATATTAGTAGAGTTGACCAGTCAATGCTGACTTTGGTAGAACTAACTAGTTAACGGTGACCTTGGCAGAGCTGATCAATCAAGGCTGACCTTGGAAGAGTTGACCCCGTCCAAGGTGACACTCCACTAGGCTATTGTCAGGGATGACCTCAGCAAGGCTGCCATCAAGGCTGGCGCATAATATTGTCCTCATCAACTATTTTTATCCATCAGGACTAATCTTTTAAAGTAAACGCCACTTGGTGACTTAAATCGCTCAGTGATTTAAGCCGCTGCAAAtcgtattttaaatttaatagacTTTAGTTAATCATGGATAACAAGTTCTCTAAATTATGAAACAGTCAACAtaactaataaaataatatttaatgtgttaagtgtgataggtgaaaaatGAATCGTTTCATTTGGAcacgagatttaagaaaatacTTCGTATTTAAGTGTgatagatgaaaaagtgaataaagaaaaaaacttctcatataaaaaaatgtaaaagagAATACGACTCATatttcgtgggacggagggagtaataaattccCTGAAGGCATGAGATCGGATGTAACAGTGTGCAAAAAGGGacttcagaaaatgcatgctcCAATTCTCTCTGAACTAAATACTAGTATTTTTCAAGCAAAGTTAAACAGAAACTGCACAAAAACACGAAATAAAAACAGGAATGAAGACTTATTTTCTACATGAAAAAGCACCAAAATGTGGATTCCGGATTTCAGCTCTCCAACAGTCTTAACTCTAAAACCTGGTTTCAACCATTAAGTTCACCAATCCTGGTTCATAATCCAAAAACTACAGTGGAAGTTTCATGGTTTCAACCACTAAGTTTCACTGATCTTGCTTGCTTCATAACTTGAAAACTACAACAGAACCAACCTATCGATCTGCATACTGAGAATCTCAGAAACTGCGACTTGAATCGAGAAGGAATACAGAAAGCTCCAACAGCAGGAAGAAACAGATTATTGGCGTCAGCCTCCTCCTATATGGGCTGACCTTTTGGGACAATTTGATCCTTGATCCACATGTAAATCGGAACCAACACGTAGTAAGCTCCAGCCATGGCACCAAGAATCAACCGCGCCAGAAACACTAATGGATTTACAGGTTTTGATACATCCTCAGTCTTAGGACCAAGCTGCAAAGCAAACATCTCAGAGTTTGATGTTCGTTcccaaaataagaaaataaaaaatcactcTTGTGCTAAGATAATAACCAGAACAGCAAGTGCCACATGGTCATCAAATATCATAACTCATAAGTAGATGTCTAACAAGTTCAAATATACTACCAAGCTTTAAAAAACCGAGTTGAACAAGAAACGGAGTGTCAATTTTGTGGAATCAACTTGGTAGTAAGCTATGTTCAAATGGGCCAGCAACAGAATAAGTAACTCATGAGAGAAACAAAGGattattttttggtttttctcTTTCTCACTTGGAGGAAAATCTCACTCAAGGCACCAAAACTCATCACTATATTTTTCATATGAAGAAATATACTTATCAATATGATTAAGAATTCAACTTAATGCGGACAAAAGTGAAAAATGCAAAAAGCAAAAGTCGGAGTTTGGTGCTTGGGAAAACAGTAAGAAGATTACCTGCAAAGGTGAGTCCCCAGAGCTGGTCTTTACACCTGAAACAGAACATCCCATGATGAGCCCGTGTCTGCGAACCCCACGATACCATTTTGGACCAATCCTTTTAAGTTGAACATTCTTGAACCCTGCCTTCTCAAACCACTCTATGTACTCTTCCTCCTTAGGGAAGAGCATCCACGCATCTGCAAAGAAGCGCGATAACCAGAATGTTGGATATACGGGACCAATCAAGCACGCTTTCCCCCCAAGTCTCAAAACCCTGTAAGCTTCCTTGATTCCACGCTGCGGGTCTGGCCAGTACTCAATGCTGAAAAAGACACAGAAATAATCACAACATGAAATAggatcccccccccccccccaaaaaaaatatctCCACACAGATCAATTAATAGCTTATTCTGGTCAAGCTTTCAACATTTTGGCGTCTATCTTAACGTCCTTTACACCTTCCATTATGAAACATTGAAAAAGATATAATTCAGAAGTTAACATCCAAAAACTCACAAACAGAAGGGTCGATAAGCTTTTCAAGTACTAGCTAACCTGAGATACAAAACTCACCGACTATTGGAAAAATGGAGTGGCGTGATTTTGTTGCACATTACAGTATGTACTCACCACATATCACCCAAGGAAGACGTCGTATTAGTATTGAGGTCAAAATGACGTCACTGAAATGTAATGAACATTTCTATTCTGCTACAAATCGAAAAGTAGTGTTATTACCGAATTACCAACCAAAATTAGCCCAAAGTTGGTGAATTCTTTAGCAATTACCCATAAAATAACATAGTTTCAGAAAATTCCAGAACAGCAAGCCTGAATTCAAGCTATCAAGCAAGGAAGCAAACAATTAAACCCTATACATATAGACACAGATGCAGCAATATATACCTCCCGGCAGAAACGTATCGATCGACGGAGTCCGTGGGGAAGGGGAGGTCCTCAGCATCCCCCTCAAGAATCTTGCAGTCCTTGAGGGGCTCCTTCTGCCTAGCCTTGGCCAGCTGGTGCGGCGACTGATCGAGAATGGTGACATTCTTGGCATCCACGTGCTTCACAATCCCCAAAGTGGTGAAGCCCGTCCCACCGCCAACGTCCACCACCGTCAAATCCCGATGGTTGAGGTCGGCAGGCTCCAACGCATCATCCCTCATATCCTCCGTCCAATGCCCTGGGTTTATCACGTGGTCGTACACGATCGACAGAAATCTGTAGAACCAAAATGCCTCCTTCTTGTGCTGTATGAATCTCGGCTGCGACGCCGGCCTGGGAGCTGAGATGCTGCATTTTGGGGTGAGGGTTCGGCTCCTTGCTGTTCGAATTGAAATGTTGCCGCGCGAGATTGGGGTGAGAGTGGGGAAGTTTTTGCCGCGGAAATCAGAGCTGAGAAAACCTAATCCTTTGGGGTTTGGGGCGATTGCTCGGATGAGAGTGAGGTTTTCGGCGCCGTTGAGCATCGCGGAAGCCATAGAAGAAGCGAACTGCGAGCTGAAGGGATTCAGCTATGGAGATTGATTAGCTAATCGTGGAAACAGAAATGGGGCAAAAATGGAAGCGACAAAGAatgtggagaagaagaagagagttTCTGTGGAGGCAGACGCGCGGGCAGCAACTACACTGGTGGAAGTGATATAGTAGCCacaacatttttcatttttcatttttctttcccaaacaaaacaaaattattgCCATCTTTGACACGTGTTAGTTGTTACGTTACACGATTCATtgttttttcattattttcataaGCAATTTTTCAATTACTCTAATATTCTTTTGGTTGGAAATTGAAATACCATAATAATGTCAATCCACCCCAAAATTTATGAACTAATCGGATTAGGTCGATTATTCAAAAATAAGATTGAAatcttttaattggataaaaTTATAGCTCAAATGCCTAACAAACGAATAGTTCGACGCTCAATAGAATTGGTCCAAAATCCTACAAAAGTTACCCTTATATAAAAATTTTCACTAgcttatgattttttttttcaaaaatttataaaatatattttaattcaatattagaaagttaTACTTGTGtgtttttaattcaatatttcACATAAAAACGTTTAGATATAAACATTAGAAAATGATTCATCTTTATATTTCTAAGAGTTGTATATTACTTATTCCCCATGTCTCAACTTTTAgtattcatattttcttttttggtcgtctcatactccctccgtccgctaaAACtagaccatttttactatattgggcgtccgcaaagagtataccactttccttttatggaaatggtcccactgcacccactttaatcttttatccttacaaacactctttatataaaactcaccccaaattcaatctcaaccacatatctcataaaatggtgggaccatttctcaactacatcaaaatcatcaccaattttattaaatcccgtgccaaccaaagtagtctacttttggcggacagaTGTAgtattttggtatccatttttATTGTTAGTAAAAGTAAGTGGACCATCGCTtcactataattattttaacactcacatacaaggtgggacccttattccactcacaacacgctcaatcattttattaaaactcgtgtcactcgtaaatggatactaaaaattgGGACGAAAATAGTATTATGTAAATCGATTATGTGTGTATTTGTTTGTTACAAACATAATATTGTCAAGAGaaatgtattattattatttttttaacaaagaCTAATCTACATATTTggaacattaaaaaaaagattCTATATAATTGATACGAGTAAGCGTGATCTTGGAACGCATTCATTTAGTGCATTAagagggcgtttactttgcataatTGATAATATGcataattgagtatttttatgcTCAATGGTAGAATTTCTCCAATCACACCCTTTCGATGAGATAAGaatcaaaaacaaaactaactcaaatgataaaaataatcaagagaCTTAGGATATCCTAAAGTTCCAATACATCAAAGTGAACAAGGCATTAATCTTACTACTTTTATCTATCAAGcataatccttcaaagtaaacgccaccttgttgggacacaaaaagatatccaactagttttgatgataccaaaaccattAGATTGTTTTGCTTGTCTTTAATTCTCTTGCAGGCTCAAATTTATTGAGACTAAAGATCGGTTGGTCAAGAAACAGAAGACTAAAGATCAAAGACAGCACAATTGAAGCACACTTCGCTGAACGAACAAAAGGACGCATCCTGACTGGAAGTCAATCAGTCATCAGTCGAAGATGTTCACACAATTCAATATCAGCATTAAAGTGAAGACTAAATCAAGTTCCAGTCGACATTCTGCATCTGACTGCAGATAAGAGTACCAGACACgtcgcattaaatgctcaagtaCAACAACATTTAATGTCAAAGATTTGACGATCGTCCTTGCAAGTACCAGAGCTTCCCTTTGCGTGTAAAGATGCAGAAGCACCATACTTCGAGAACAAGACAATTCAAAATTTTGTCTAATGGAGTACCcgaagattgccacctcagcccatgtaacgccccaattttcataactCTACGATTTAAAATTTAAGAAGTGCTaaagatggaaaattaaaatttcttaaatttcaaaaggtttaaaactaatttaaaaatcatcttgccaaaactaaagttaTAACATGAtataaaacg comes from Salvia miltiorrhiza cultivar Shanhuang (shh) chromosome 3, IMPLAD_Smil_shh, whole genome shotgun sequence and encodes:
- the LOC131016347 gene encoding salt tolerance receptor-like cytoplasmic kinase 1 isoform X3, with amino-acid sequence MKDNSDVDAVGERGGGVGDGDCEGLKRRRRREVEEWRDEGEVVLGEDEAAVATDGADEVTVAGAGDGEFGGEADCLWVGPHDLNVNGKKEFEQQMEVLGRLRHPNLIGLKAYYFARDEKLLVHEFMPNGNLFWLLHVCSVWALNSDFMSIWNRFP
- the LOC131016347 gene encoding salt tolerance receptor-like cytoplasmic kinase 1 isoform X2, which codes for MKDNSDVDAVGERGGGVGDGDCEGLKRRRRREVEEWRDEGEVVLGEDEAAVATDGADEVTVAGAGDGEFGGEADCLWVGPHDLNVNGKKEFEQQMEVLGRLRHPNLIGLKAYYFARDEKLLVHEFMPNGNLFWLLHEAVKMRTMMRLTLPLANSGSTRGLVGGILTRKAWNLFSQLMMRLPNKL
- the LOC131016347 gene encoding salt tolerance receptor-like cytoplasmic kinase 1 isoform X1; the protein is MKDNSDVDAVGERGGGVGDGDCEGLKRRRRREVEEWRDEGEVVLGEDEAAVATDGADEVTVAGAGDGEFGGEADCLWVGPHDLNVNGKKEFEQQMEVLGRLRHPNLIGLKAYYFARDEKLLVHEFMPNGNLFWLLHAEAVKMRTMMRLTLPLANSGSTRGLVGGILTRKAWNLFSQLMMRLPNKL
- the LOC131016348 gene encoding 2-methyl-6-phytyl-1,4-hydroquinone methyltransferase, chloroplastic, producing MASAMLNGAENLTLIRAIAPNPKGLGFLSSDFRGKNFPTLTPISRGNISIRTARSRTLTPKCSISAPRPASQPRFIQHKKEAFWFYRFLSIVYDHVINPGHWTEDMRDDALEPADLNHRDLTVVDVGGGTGFTTLGIVKHVDAKNVTILDQSPHQLAKARQKEPLKDCKILEGDAEDLPFPTDSVDRYVSAGSIEYWPDPQRGIKEAYRVLRLGGKACLIGPVYPTFWLSRFFADAWMLFPKEEEYIEWFEKAGFKNVQLKRIGPKWYRGVRRHGLIMGCSVSGVKTSSGDSPLQLGPKTEDVSKPVNPLVFLARLILGAMAGAYYVLVPIYMWIKDQIVPKGQPI